GGTTGTCCTGGACATGACGGTATCTCCCATTGTTGAGTGGACCACCGCCGAGGGGCCGTTTGGGAAACGCCTGAGCCGTCGGGGTTGACGGCTGCTCTCATGCGGGGAACGCGGTGTCGCGTTACAGACCTATTCAGTCCGGCCTGGCGGCGGATTCCTGCTTAGACCTAGTGGTGCTTCACGTACATGCCGTTTTCGGCTGTCGGCATCGGCTTAAGCGTCCACAAAGTTCCGTCCTGGTATTCGATCTTCAGGGCGACGCACTGCGGCTTCACTCGCGGAGTCGCGGGCGGATGGATGCCGTAAAGTCGCTTGATCTCAGCCCCGGGGGCAAAGGTGCCCTGGTCGCGCACCTCAGCGATGAGGATGTCGACGACGACGAGCCCGAAGACGACCGTCTTCATCGGTTTGGGCGAAACGTTCGTGAAATCGATGAACAACCGCGACGGCGAACTTGCCGGCGGTTGGTAGTACGCAAGCCCGAATGGATCGTCCCAGTAGTACGGCGTGTCCGGATAGTAGCCGTCGCTATAACCGACATAGCTCGATGCCGGTCCGCCGCCTTGTCCGTAATTGAATTGGGCGTCGCAGCGTGAGACCTTCACTTGGGCCGCGACCGGCGCGGCGTTCGGTGAGGGGTTGGCCAGGCACATCGCCGGCATAGAAAGCGCGACCGCGGTCGCAATCAGCAGTGTTGGTCTCATCGTCTCCTCCGTTGCGCGCATTTCCCTAACGCACGCGGCTATACCCGCAGGATCACCAGCGGAGGGCGGCCGCAGCATCGGCCGTCTGTGTTTTCAACGCGGATTTGTCGGCCTGCAAAGCGAACGAACCGTATCACAGTGGATACCGCCACCGTCATCTTGCTGTTCACCGACATCCAGGGCAGCACCACGCGCTGGGAACGAGATCGTGCCGCGATGGCCGTCGCCGTGCGCCGGCACGACGAGCTGATAAACGCCGCGATCACGCAGTCGCGCGGGCGCGTCTTCAAGACGGTCGGCGATCAGTTCTGCGCGACGTTCTCCACGGCGTCCGACGCGATCGCGGCGGCGCTCCACGCGCAGCGGGTCCTCGCGGCAGAAGATTGGAGCGCCATCGACGGACTCGACGTGCGCATGGCGATCCACGCCGGTCAGGTCGAGGAGCGCGATGGCGATTATTTCGGCCGGCCCCTCAATAAAGTTGCCCGGCTGCTCGGCGTCGCGCACGGCGGACAGATCGTGCTCTCCGGCGCCGCCGCAAGTCTGATGTCGGGCGACCTTCCCGCAGGTGCGAAGCTGTCATATCTGGGGCAGCACAGGCTCAAGGACCTCGAAGGCGTAGAGAACGTCTATCAGCTGCTCGCACCGGATCTGCGCGAGCAGTTTCCGCCGCTGCGCTCGCTCGAAGAATTTCCCAATAATCTCCCGCTGCAACTTACGCCGTTCATCGACCGTCAAGACGACCTCAAGCGCCTTCACGGCCAACTCGAGAAGACGCGGCTGCTGACACTCGTCGGCACCGGCGGCGTCGGAAAGACGAGGTTGGCGCTGCAATTAGCGGCCGATTCGCTGACCCGCTTCCCCGACGGCGCGCGGTTCATCGATCTGTCCCTGACGACGAGCGCCGAGTCAGTGGCAGACGAAGCAGCTTCGATCTTGTCCACACGCGCAAGCGCGGACCAGAGCGTCACCGAGTCCATCATCACCGCCATTCGCGCTCAACAGATGCTGCTCGTCTTTGATGGCTGCGAACACGTTCTAGCGGCTACCAAGACCCTGATCGACAAAGTCGTGCACGCATGTCCGAATGTCAGCGTCCTGGTCACGTCGCGACAAGCGCTCGGCGTCGTGGGCGAGAGCGTTCACAACGTGAGCACGCTTGCCGCTCCGCCGGAAGGCACCGAGACCGCGACAGCCGCCCTGGGCTTTAGCGCGGTCAAGCTCTTCGTGGATCGCGCGACTGCGGCATCGAATCGCTTCACCTTGACCGACGCGAACGCCGCGACCGTCACGCACATCTGCCGGCGTTTGGACGGCATTCCGCTCGCGCTCGAGCTGGCGGCAGCGAAAACGTCGGTCCTGAACATCAAGCAGCTTGGGGAGAAACTGGACGAGCGTTTTCGTCTCCTGTCGGCGACCGGCAGCAATCGCCTGCCACGCCAGCAGACGCTGCGCGCGCTGATCGATTGGAGCTTCGATCTGCTCGAGGAGCCCGAGCGCGTGCTCTTCAGGCGCGTGTCCGTCTTCGCCGGAGGCTGGACGCTGCAGGCCGCAGCGGCGGTCTGCCCGGACGAAGGTATGGACGAATGGCAGGTGCTCGACTTGCTCTCCGCCCTCGTCTCAAAATCTCTCATCGCCGTGGAATCGTACGGCGACGATCAGCGCTACAGCATGCTCAACTCGATCCGCGACTACGGTCGCGAGCGGCTGAGCGCGGCGAACGAGGCCGGCGCAATCGCTGCGAAGCACGCGCGCTACTACGCCGGCTTCGCCCGCGATCTGGCGCCTCTGGTGGAGGCGTTGGAGGACGTGCAGTGGCGGCATGCGCTCGCACCCGAGATCGACAACATCAGAGCAGCATTGGATCGGACGATCGCGGGCGGCAACGATATCGAGCTCGGACTGGGTCTGCTCGCGCAGCTCGAGTGGCCGGAGCTGCTGACCACGCCCCAGGAAGCGATCCGCTGGTTCGACGCGGCCGCAAAGGCGGTCGAGATGACGG
Above is a genomic segment from Candidatus Eremiobacteraceae bacterium containing:
- a CDS encoding tetratricopeptide repeat protein; the encoded protein is MDTATVILLFTDIQGSTTRWERDRAAMAVAVRRHDELINAAITQSRGRVFKTVGDQFCATFSTASDAIAAALHAQRVLAAEDWSAIDGLDVRMAIHAGQVEERDGDYFGRPLNKVARLLGVAHGGQIVLSGAAASLMSGDLPAGAKLSYLGQHRLKDLEGVENVYQLLAPDLREQFPPLRSLEEFPNNLPLQLTPFIDRQDDLKRLHGQLEKTRLLTLVGTGGVGKTRLALQLAADSLTRFPDGARFIDLSLTTSAESVADEAASILSTRASADQSVTESIITAIRAQQMLLVFDGCEHVLAATKTLIDKVVHACPNVSVLVTSRQALGVVGESVHNVSTLAAPPEGTETATAALGFSAVKLFVDRATAASNRFTLTDANAATVTHICRRLDGIPLALELAAAKTSVLNIKQLGEKLDERFRLLSATGSNRLPRQQTLRALIDWSFDLLEEPERVLFRRVSVFAGGWTLQAAAAVCPDEGMDEWQVLDLLSALVSKSLIAVESYGDDQRYSMLNSIRDYGRERLSAANEAGAIAAKHARYYAGFARDLAPLVEALEDVQWRHALAPEIDNIRAALDRTIAGGNDIELGLGLLAQLEWPELLTTPQEAIRWFDAAAKAVEMTDDALAKARVLRHYVRLDWMVGRPIGAREKMAKRAVETARASGDPSEIARALSNLGSCYRDAGRFDEADALFVQAYAAPDALSAIAANEVLRNWAVTDLQRGEHEIARRRFTDVARCERPGSEAHASALLNLGELEFAVGNFEAARGAARQAKEAFERLTAAPLGLVMCNLAAYAMAVDDLAEAREMLREALRLSRQSGARWMLIALEHHAVLAGLAGDHERAVTLLGFTEHRRHDDQRQRTEQHGYERLMGLLTQIYDKDELGERMNAGARLKDEQALEHAAAISRHTHHHTLAGTTAE